A DNA window from Candidatus Effluviviaceae Genus V sp. contains the following coding sequences:
- the murD gene encoding UDP-N-acetylmuramoyl-L-alanine--D-glutamate ligase yields MGRVTGRHPLLDHRGALRAAGALDAEAAVVLNRPRGSGERAAPGTGQRRRGNVSSFDPKGKRIVVLGLARSGVAAARLLADAGASVVATDLRDADALGIDEDQWSRLGIELVLGSHPETLLDGADLLVTSPGVPSDTPLTVAARERGVEIIGELELAWRMSEARWIAITGTNGKTTTTALTGELVGTLGRPTVVAGNIGVPVSGEVRNVPRGGFVVAEVSSFQLDTIRDFRPVVAACLNITPDHLDRYDSMDDYAASKARIFMNQREDDVAILNADDPRTAALADGIRSRVLYVSSAREVEHGAFVRSGTVVLRMDGRETEVTAAGDLGITGPHNLANALAALMSAAAVGVEAGPAAQVLRGFRPLEHRMEPVGERGGVLFVNDSKATNIESARCALASFDRPIVLIAGGRDKGSDFTGIRDLVADRVKHLVLIGEAADAIEKALGGEAPLSRAATMQDAVERATDAADDGDVVLLSPACASFDMFDDFEHRGRAFKDAVRALRAERETA; encoded by the coding sequence ATGGGCCGAGTCACAGGTCGTCACCCGCTTCTGGATCATCGGGGCGCTCTTCGCGCTGCTGGCGCTCTCGACGCTGAAGCTGCAGTAGTGCTGAACCGGCCCCGCGGGAGCGGGGAGCGCGCCGCCCCGGGAACGGGGCAGCGGAGGAGAGGGAACGTGTCGTCGTTCGATCCGAAGGGCAAGCGCATCGTCGTCCTGGGGCTCGCGAGAAGCGGCGTGGCCGCGGCGCGCCTGCTGGCGGACGCCGGCGCCTCGGTCGTCGCGACCGACCTCCGGGACGCGGACGCCCTCGGGATCGACGAGGACCAGTGGAGCCGACTCGGGATCGAGCTCGTGCTGGGCTCGCACCCCGAGACGCTGCTCGACGGCGCCGACCTGCTCGTGACGAGCCCGGGCGTCCCCTCGGACACCCCACTGACGGTCGCTGCGCGGGAGCGCGGCGTCGAGATCATCGGGGAACTCGAGCTGGCATGGCGCATGAGCGAGGCACGCTGGATCGCGATCACGGGAACGAACGGCAAGACGACGACGACGGCGCTCACCGGGGAACTCGTCGGGACGCTCGGCCGGCCGACGGTCGTGGCCGGCAACATCGGCGTCCCGGTGTCGGGCGAGGTGCGGAACGTCCCCCGGGGAGGTTTCGTCGTGGCCGAGGTCTCGAGCTTCCAGCTCGACACGATCCGCGACTTCCGACCCGTCGTGGCGGCGTGCCTCAACATCACGCCGGACCATCTCGACAGATACGACTCGATGGACGACTACGCGGCCTCCAAGGCGCGGATCTTCATGAACCAGAGAGAAGACGACGTGGCGATCCTGAACGCAGACGATCCCAGAACAGCGGCTCTCGCGGACGGCATCCGCTCGAGGGTGCTGTACGTGAGCAGCGCGCGGGAGGTGGAGCATGGCGCCTTCGTGCGAAGCGGCACGGTTGTTCTTCGGATGGACGGACGCGAGACGGAAGTCACAGCGGCGGGCGACCTGGGCATCACGGGTCCTCACAACCTCGCGAACGCGCTCGCGGCGCTCATGTCCGCTGCCGCGGTCGGGGTTGAGGCCGGGCCAGCGGCCCAGGTTCTGAGGGGCTTCCGTCCGCTCGAGCACAGGATGGAGCCGGTCGGCGAGCGGGGAGGCGTGCTCTTTGTCAATGACTCCAAGGCCACGAACATCGAGTCAGCGCGGTGCGCGCTCGCGAGCTTCGATCGACCGATCGTTCTCATCGCCGGCGGGCGGGACAAGGGCTCCGACTTCACGGGAATCCGTGACCTCGTCGCGGACCGCGTGAAGCATCTTGTTCTCATCGGCGAAGCGGCGGACGCGATCGAGAAGGCGCTCGGGGGAGAGGCTCCGCTCTCCCGGGCCGCGACCATGCAGGACGCGGTGGAGAGGGCGACCGACGCGGCCGACGACGGGGATGTCGTGCTGCTGTCGCCCGCGTGCGCGAGCTTCGACATGTTCGAC
- a CDS encoding phospho-N-acetylmuramoyl-pentapeptide-transferase — MLYHLLYPLREYLSVLNVFRYITFRSAYAAVTALLISFLLGPLFLRMLRRNQLLEGVREYVPDSHAAKAGTPTMGGLMILVATLVPTLLWARLDNDFIWLMVIATVWLGLVGFTDDFLKVVKKRRKGLVARYKLVGQLGLGLLVGLYLYYTSLIQQPTDVEVPFLKNAVLSLGPAYVVFVMVVITASSNAVNLTDGLDGLAIGLIVLCAVAFGAMSYLTGNVRFSDYLDIPYIAGTGELAVYCSALVGAGLGFLWFNCHPAQVFMGDTGSLAVGGALGTLAVLIKKEIWLVIVGGLFVVIAASVIIQVASFKLRGKRVFLMAPLHHHFQKLGWAESQVVTRFWIIGALFALLALSTLKLQ, encoded by the coding sequence ATGTTGTACCACCTGCTCTATCCCCTCAGAGAGTATCTCTCTGTCCTCAATGTCTTTCGCTATATCACCTTCCGTTCGGCGTACGCGGCGGTGACGGCTCTGCTCATAAGCTTCCTCCTCGGCCCCCTCTTTCTCAGGATGCTCAGACGGAACCAGCTCCTCGAAGGCGTTCGCGAGTACGTTCCGGACTCTCACGCGGCGAAGGCCGGCACGCCCACGATGGGCGGCCTCATGATCCTCGTCGCGACGCTCGTGCCGACGCTCCTGTGGGCGCGGCTCGACAACGACTTCATCTGGCTGATGGTCATCGCGACGGTGTGGCTCGGGCTGGTCGGGTTCACCGACGACTTCCTCAAGGTGGTGAAGAAGCGGAGGAAGGGACTGGTCGCCCGCTACAAGCTGGTCGGGCAGCTCGGTCTCGGGCTTCTGGTAGGGCTCTACCTCTATTACACGTCGCTCATCCAGCAGCCGACCGACGTGGAGGTCCCGTTCCTCAAGAACGCCGTGCTGTCGCTGGGCCCGGCGTACGTGGTCTTCGTGATGGTGGTGATCACGGCCAGCTCGAACGCGGTCAACCTGACCGACGGGCTCGACGGCCTCGCGATCGGTCTGATCGTGCTCTGTGCCGTCGCGTTCGGCGCGATGAGCTATCTGACGGGGAACGTGCGCTTCAGCGACTACCTCGACATACCGTACATCGCCGGGACCGGCGAGCTCGCGGTCTACTGCTCGGCACTCGTCGGCGCAGGGCTCGGCTTCCTCTGGTTCAACTGTCACCCCGCGCAGGTCTTCATGGGCGACACGGGGTCGCTGGCGGTCGGCGGCGCGCTCGGCACGCTCGCCGTGCTCATCAAGAAGGAGATCTGGCTCGTCATCGTCGGCGGGCTCTTCGTGGTTATCGCGGCCTCGGTCATCATCCAGGTCGCCTCGTTCAAGCTCAGGGGGAAGCGGGTCTTTCTGATGGCTCCGCTTCACCACCATTTCCAGAAGCTCGGATGGGCCGAGTCACAGGTCGTCACCCGCTTCTGGATCATCGGGGCGCTCTTCGCGCTGCTGGCGCTCTCGACGCTGAAGCTGCAGTAG